A genomic segment from Candidatus Saganbacteria bacterium encodes:
- the thiH gene encoding 2-iminoacetate synthase ThiH yields MTFIEIIEKIDPKTLLANTKECSENAVRKVLGKDKLDINDFVVLLCDSASKIVEELAQKANIQTLKNFGRTITMYAPLYINNECDNHCEYCGFSEKLEGKRISLSVAEVIAEANILYEKGFRHVLLVSGEKKDKITQEYLKEIIAKLHKQFDSIAIEIFPLEEEEYLELFNAGADSLTLYQEAYDRDVYKKFHLSGPKSDYNFRLLTPERAGRAGFSRISIGTLLGLSHWKEEAIYLASHAQYLKKVFWKSHISVSFPRLKSSAANFKVPFEVSDRELVQLICALRLFLPTIGLTLSTREDQALRDNLIPLGITQMSAESKTNPGGYGNIGDAEKQFEVSDKRSLQDVAASISNKGYEPVYKDWDREFIG; encoded by the coding sequence ATGACATTTATAGAAATAATTGAAAAGATCGATCCAAAAACACTTCTTGCGAATACGAAAGAATGCAGCGAGAATGCGGTTCGCAAGGTCCTTGGCAAAGACAAACTGGACATAAATGATTTCGTCGTATTGCTTTGCGATTCGGCTTCAAAAATTGTTGAGGAATTGGCACAGAAAGCGAATATCCAAACGCTTAAAAATTTTGGCAGAACGATCACAATGTATGCCCCGCTATATATAAACAACGAATGCGATAATCATTGCGAGTACTGCGGTTTCAGCGAAAAACTTGAAGGGAAAAGGATTTCGCTTTCAGTTGCGGAAGTAATTGCCGAAGCGAATATATTATATGAAAAAGGTTTCAGGCATGTTCTTCTGGTTTCAGGAGAGAAGAAAGACAAAATCACCCAAGAATATCTAAAAGAAATCATTGCAAAGCTTCACAAGCAATTCGATTCTATAGCAATAGAGATCTTTCCGCTCGAAGAAGAAGAATATCTTGAGCTTTTCAATGCGGGAGCCGATTCGCTGACTCTTTATCAGGAAGCTTATGACCGGGATGTTTACAAGAAATTCCACCTATCAGGGCCAAAATCAGATTACAATTTTAGATTATTAACACCCGAAAGAGCGGGCCGTGCGGGTTTTTCAAGGATCAGTATTGGAACTTTGCTTGGGCTATCCCATTGGAAGGAAGAAGCAATATATTTAGCGAGCCACGCCCAATATTTAAAGAAAGTTTTCTGGAAATCCCATATATCGGTTTCGTTCCCGAGATTAAAATCGTCCGCGGCGAATTTCAAGGTTCCATTTGAAGTATCGGACAGGGAACTTGTTCAACTGATCTGCGCTTTAAGATTGTTCTTGCCAACGATCGGGCTAACTTTATCGACCAGAGAAGATCAAGCGCTACGAGATAATTTGATACCTCTTGGGATCACCCAAATGAGCGCGGAGTCAAAAACAAACCCCGGCGGATACGGCAATATCGGGGATGCCGAAAAACAATTCGAAGTTTCCGACAAGAGAAGCCTTCAGGATGTCGCCGCATCAATTTCAAATAAGGGCTACGAGCCCGTATATAAGGATTGGGATCGTGAATTTATCGGATAG
- a CDS encoding thiazole synthase encodes MAQDQLTIANKTFGSRLIVGTGKFPSNNALKSALDASEAEIVTVALRRIDLNGKFDNILDAIDKDKYTLLPNTSGARTAEEAIRIARLAKATGAGNWIKLEVTSDQSYLFPDPIETLKATEELVKEGFVVLPYINADPVLAKRLEDAGASTVMPLGSPIGSHQGLKAKNAIEIIIEQANVPVIVDAGIGSPSHAAEAMEMGADAVMINTAISIASDPAAMAEAFKLAVKAGRLAYLVGLSAPKHNAAASSPLTGFLR; translated from the coding sequence ATGGCGCAAGACCAACTCACAATCGCAAATAAAACTTTCGGATCACGCCTTATTGTTGGAACAGGCAAATTTCCTTCAAATAATGCTCTCAAGTCCGCTTTGGATGCATCTGAAGCCGAGATCGTGACCGTTGCCTTAAGAAGGATCGATCTGAACGGAAAATTCGATAATATTTTGGACGCTATCGACAAAGACAAATATACTCTACTCCCGAATACTTCCGGCGCAAGGACCGCCGAAGAGGCAATTAGGATTGCAAGGCTTGCAAAAGCGACAGGCGCCGGGAACTGGATAAAACTTGAAGTCACATCCGATCAAAGCTATCTATTCCCCGATCCAATAGAAACACTAAAAGCGACAGAAGAATTGGTAAAAGAAGGCTTTGTTGTCCTTCCATATATTAATGCCGACCCGGTTTTGGCAAAAAGACTTGAAGACGCGGGAGCATCAACAGTTATGCCGCTCGGGTCCCCGATCGGATCTCACCAAGGGCTAAAGGCCAAGAACGCGATCGAAATAATAATCGAACAGGCAAATGTGCCTGTGATCGTTGACGCGGGAATTGGATCGCCATCACACGCGGCCGAAGCTATGGAGATGGGCGCCGATGCGGTAATGATAAATACCGCAATATCTATCGCATCAGATCCAGCCGCTATGGCTGAAGCTTTCAAATTGGCCGTAAAAGCAGGAAGGCTCGCATACTTGGTCGGATTAAGCGCGCCAAAGCATAATGCCGCAGCCTCAAGCCCGCTTACAGGATTTTTACGATGA
- a CDS encoding S-layer homology domain-containing protein yields the protein MRQSISLLILFILCNLSFADEFKFKDIPDKHWAESAVYKLVKEGVTSGYPDNTFRGLKYMTREQLAVFLSNLVKNKENYLGLEKILEELKAETADLKYETENPQKPKIKGAYDQEILWPSIINGGLKLSIFEKLGRSGDVSVNFDTMDSGFGAAPKSLTLDLFDIDSHFRSGERTYHVFFGPGPIVHRDLVTPFDDLAVFNRIKKGVGVQATYKNLDIQVEYIAHSVKLSGAVSADQIVATISGVTKPLPLFGKTLVSLSPSYFSNNEAADWRGDVYLFATPTPFVSLDLLLGIGNFRSRAGLMLRSGINIKKENMEVTLSASKVGSDFRQPIEKFNLIYLNNFNKMILDATYNLDISFSHKITDKFGFYAKENMALNGAFKYGKEYPGTTWSSELGIIYKLNQTALSSFYKSLAAPSGISSINQTLATTVPELSSFVGVKASISL from the coding sequence ATGCGGCAATCGATATCGCTTCTGATATTATTCATTCTCTGTAATTTAAGTTTTGCTGATGAATTCAAGTTCAAAGATATCCCCGACAAGCATTGGGCCGAATCGGCCGTATATAAGCTCGTAAAAGAAGGTGTAACGTCGGGGTACCCCGATAACACTTTCCGCGGACTCAAATATATGACTCGCGAACAGCTTGCTGTTTTTCTTTCGAACCTCGTGAAGAACAAAGAGAATTACCTGGGGCTTGAAAAGATACTCGAAGAATTAAAGGCCGAAACGGCCGACCTGAAATATGAAACTGAAAACCCCCAAAAACCAAAGATAAAAGGCGCATATGATCAGGAAATATTATGGCCGTCGATAATTAATGGGGGATTAAAATTGTCTATTTTTGAAAAATTAGGACGATCGGGAGATGTTTCGGTCAACTTTGACACTATGGATTCTGGATTCGGGGCAGCGCCAAAGAGCTTGACGCTTGATCTGTTCGATATCGACAGCCATTTTAGGTCGGGAGAAAGGACATATCATGTCTTTTTCGGCCCCGGCCCTATTGTTCATCGCGATCTTGTTACCCCGTTTGACGATCTAGCGGTCTTTAATAGGATAAAAAAAGGAGTTGGGGTACAAGCTACCTATAAAAATTTAGACATACAGGTGGAATACATCGCCCACTCGGTCAAGCTTTCCGGCGCGGTATCGGCAGACCAGATAGTCGCGACAATATCGGGAGTCACAAAGCCTCTGCCGCTTTTTGGCAAGACTTTGGTATCCCTAAGCCCCAGCTATTTCTCCAACAACGAAGCCGCCGATTGGCGTGGAGATGTTTATTTATTCGCGACCCCAACCCCGTTTGTAAGTTTGGATCTTTTGCTTGGGATCGGCAATTTTAGGTCAAGGGCTGGATTGATGCTGCGGTCCGGGATCAATATCAAGAAAGAAAATATGGAAGTAACGCTTTCGGCTTCGAAAGTTGGAAGCGATTTTAGGCAGCCTATCGAAAAATTCAATCTAATTTACCTGAACAATTTCAACAAAATGATATTGGACGCCACATATAATTTGGATATAAGTTTTAGCCATAAGATAACCGATAAATTCGGTTTTTATGCAAAAGAAAATATGGCCCTGAACGGGGCATTTAAATATGGCAAGGAATATCCGGGGACCACTTGGTCGTCCGAGCTTGGAATAATTTATAAATTAAACCAAACCGCGCTAAGCTCATTCTATAAGTCGCTGGCCGCGCCATCGGGTATCAGCTCGATTAATCAAACATTGGCGACGACCGTGCCCGAGCTTTCAAGCTTTGTCGGAGTCAAGGCTTCAATATCGTTATAA
- a CDS encoding glycosyltransferase has product MKKKILYLFSDTGGGHRAGAKALMNSVELVKPNTFEQEMIDVFSELSGFLNIFAKLYSPVIKYTPQMWGMLYYFLDDEKKLQQLEQISRPFILKELTKLIKKGKPDIIVSVHPMVNHLTAQAIKDSGLKIPFVVVVMDPVTLHRAWITPDVDICIVATEDAKQLAMKYGMPQKKIKVRGMPIDPKFSKGPQDKAPLRKQDGLDPKKFTVLLMGGGEGAGGMYEIIEEIERSYLNVQLIIISGRNKKLEEKLIKKQKDCRVKMKIYGFTDQVPKIMSQSDLIITKAGPGTIAEALAMNLPIIVTSWLPGQEEGNVQFVVKNNVGRVTKDPKVVLDIIKELQAPAEYKKIQNNIKKARRPNAAIDIASDIIHSL; this is encoded by the coding sequence ATGAAGAAAAAAATACTTTATCTTTTCTCCGACACGGGCGGCGGGCATAGGGCCGGAGCAAAGGCTCTCATGAATTCGGTGGAGCTTGTTAAGCCAAATACTTTTGAACAGGAAATGATCGATGTATTCTCCGAATTAAGCGGATTTCTCAATATTTTCGCAAAACTCTACTCCCCTGTCATCAAATACACCCCGCAAATGTGGGGAATGCTCTATTATTTCCTCGATGACGAAAAGAAACTCCAACAACTTGAACAGATCTCCAGACCATTTATTTTAAAAGAGCTCACAAAACTTATAAAAAAGGGGAAACCGGATATCATCGTATCCGTACACCCGATGGTCAACCACTTGACGGCTCAAGCTATAAAAGACAGCGGCCTTAAGATCCCGTTTGTCGTGGTTGTAATGGATCCCGTGACCTTGCATAGGGCATGGATAACGCCTGATGTCGACATATGCATTGTTGCCACAGAAGACGCAAAGCAGCTGGCTATGAAATATGGGATGCCGCAGAAAAAAATCAAAGTGCGCGGAATGCCTATCGATCCTAAATTCTCAAAGGGTCCTCAAGACAAAGCGCCACTAAGGAAACAAGACGGTTTGGACCCGAAAAAATTCACTGTCTTGCTTATGGGCGGAGGCGAAGGCGCCGGCGGCATGTACGAAATAATAGAAGAGATAGAAAGATCGTATTTGAATGTCCAACTTATCATAATTTCGGGCCGCAATAAAAAGCTGGAAGAAAAACTGATCAAAAAACAAAAAGATTGCAGGGTAAAAATGAAGATCTACGGTTTTACGGACCAAGTGCCCAAGATCATGTCGCAATCGGACCTCATCATCACAAAAGCAGGGCCGGGGACAATTGCCGAAGCTCTTGCAATGAACTTGCCGATCATTGTAACCTCATGGCTTCCAGGACAAGAGGAAGGTAATGTACAGTTTGTCGTTAAAAACAATGTGGGACGCGTAACAAAGGATCCAAAAGTCGTATTGGATATTATAAAAGAACTGCAGGCCCCGGCTGAATACAAAAAGATCCAAAACAATATTAAAAAGGCAAGGCGCCCAAATGCGGCAATCGATATCGCTTCTGATATTATTCATTCTCTGTAA